The sequence TGACTCCATGTATAGTAGATAAACTCCATAGAAACGATTTTTTTGATTGGATGAAAAAGGATTTTGAAGTAACCAAACTAATTATCAAAGAGATTGTTCATAAATTGATTTTGAATAGTGAGTATATCGATGAGATATCACAATTAACGGTTAAAGAACGTTTTTTACGCTGTATTGCTACTCATTATCAACTTAACAACATAAAATCTCTAACAAAAGAAGAAGTGGCAAAAGAAACTAAATCCCCTGTGCGAAGTATCAATCGTGCTATTGCAGCATGTACAAAAGAAGGTATACTATGTTATAAAAATAGACAAATTCATATTTTAGATAAAGAAAAGTTACAAACATATTTAAGGTAAGTAAAAACTTAACTAAATGACACATGTCACTTAGTTAGAAAAATTTTTATTAAATTATATAAAAACAAAAGGGGATACTACTATAGTTCCTCTTTTTGATTAGCTGAAATTATTGACTTTAATATAGAAAAAAAGAGGTTTAGACCAACCTCTTTTTAACTTGTCGTTTTTACAAACAGACTTTTTTTATTTTCCTACTTAATTGTATTACTTTTTTAAAGGAAAGTTAAATAATTTTTAATTATGAGTTAGGGTTAATTGCTGGCGCACCCAACTATGACTTTTTTACCCTAATTTTATATTAAAACTCTTTCCATTTCATCTTTTAATCTACATCTTTGTTCTATTTTTTCTGTTGTAATAACTGTAAATCTTCTGTTTTGAATATAATTTAATGTTTCAATTGAAATATTTAAATATATATTTAATAATTCTTTTTGGTCATCTGTCATTCTAACATTTCTCAAATGATGAAAAAATGGATTAATTTCAAAATTATTTTCTTGAAATTTTACTGTATTTTTATATAAATAATCTTTTTCATAATTAGCTACTTTATAATCACCTGTTAGTTTTTTTTCTAAAGTATCATAAAATTCATCTAATCTATTTTCAACTAATAATTTTTCTAGGATTTCAGACGGAATCCTTCTTAAATAGTTATTATCATTAAAGTTAAAAGGACGGAAATAATATAATTTTTTATATTTTAAAATTAAAGTTACAGTTGGTAAATCTTCATCAAAATTATCAAAATATATATTTACTTCCACATTATTAAATAAATAAGAATATTTTAAATTTAATTTTTTACTTGTTAATTTTAACTTTTTATACTCATTTTTTAAATGATCTATTATCTCTTGTCTCATTTGATAACTCCTATGATAACTCCTATTTTTTAATTTTTTATTAATTCTATTTTCACTAAAAAAATTTTAGTGTTTAAAATATTATATCATATAAATTCATTATTTAGATTTTAATTCAGTTATAAATATATGTTATACTTCTT comes from Fusobacterium sp. and encodes:
- a CDS encoding Crp/Fnr family transcriptional regulator produces the protein MKLVDFMPNDVKKKLQHNTFSPGEIILYAETENDYVHFLIDGMAEAYIPNSQGGFSTVHIYKPGSFFGEAEQFYTGRKPVEISAMTPCIVDKLHRNDFFDWMKKDFEVTKLIIKEIVHKLILNSEYIDEISQLTVKERFLRCIATHYQLNNIKSLTKEEVAKETKSPVRSINRAIAACTKEGILCYKNRQIHILDKEKLQTYLR